From a single Enterobacteriaceae endosymbiont of Donacia bicoloricornis genomic region:
- the mutL gene encoding DNA mismatch repair endonuclease MutL — protein MSIKILPKNVIRSIAAGEIIDRPATVVKELIENSIDAKASQINLYIEKGGIKYIYINDNGIGMNKKNLILCIKKYATSKIKNLDDLDSFTSFGFRGEALTSIKTISRMSITSKTLKQKIAWQLYTEGFNEKIIYLKPISHPIGTTIILSDLFYNFPAKRSYFSNEKIEFIYIKNIIKKIILMKFGIGIQFKYNNKIIYNFKKVTNNLSYLNRIQIIFGSNFLKNALELNFIYKKLELYGWLVLFKKDILKNNLFKYFYVNDRIVSTNFIYRIIKEIIYGYLDNNYNFSFIFFLKLEPNQIDINIHPQKKEVCFYNIKLIYNFIFKNIKKLLINNNLINDTKNIFFNKNNKEKEKNLGYTFITNKLLTKNKLLFNQIKKKKIVYLDNSPNFFFKNFGKFLAILKNTHIIVEKKKKLYSIVINKMIYLLLKIKFKLHLKNKNIINKIKTNIKIKIKKDEYLILYKIKIFLIKLGFNLKLNNKNIIYILCVPIFLFIYNIEKFFLNLLKYFINIKKISLIKIKKWIINYIINIYILWDFSKIINLLMELELLKLENNNFSIKKLFCLINV, from the coding sequence ATGTCTATTAAAATTTTACCTAAAAATGTTATAAGAAGTATAGCTGCAGGGGAAATAATAGATAGACCTGCTACTGTTGTTAAAGAATTAATTGAAAATAGTATTGATGCAAAAGCATCACAAATAAATTTATATATAGAAAAAGGAGGAATAAAATATATTTATATAAATGATAATGGAATAGGTATGAATAAAAAAAATTTAATTTTATGTATTAAAAAATATGCTACAAGTAAAATAAAAAATTTAGATGATTTAGATTCTTTTACAAGTTTTGGTTTTAGAGGAGAAGCCTTGACTAGTATAAAAACTATATCTAGAATGAGTATTACATCTAAAACATTAAAACAAAAAATTGCTTGGCAATTGTATACAGAAGGATTTAATGAAAAAATTATTTATTTAAAACCAATTTCACATCCTATTGGTACTACAATAATTTTGTCTGATCTTTTTTATAATTTTCCTGCAAAAAGGTCATATTTTTCTAATGAAAAAATAGAATTTATTTATATTAAAAATATTATTAAAAAAATTATTTTAATGAAATTTGGTATAGGAATACAATTTAAATATAATAATAAAATTATTTATAATTTTAAAAAAGTAACTAATAATCTTTCTTATTTAAATAGAATACAAATTATTTTTGGTAGTAATTTTTTAAAAAATGCATTAGAATTAAATTTTATTTATAAGAAATTAGAATTATATGGATGGTTAGTTTTATTTAAAAAAGATATATTAAAAAATAATTTATTTAAATATTTTTATGTTAATGATCGTATTGTCTCGACTAATTTTATTTATCGTATTATAAAAGAAATAATATATGGTTATTTAGATAATAATTATAATTTTTCTTTTATCTTTTTTTTAAAATTAGAACCTAATCAAATTGATATTAATATACATCCTCAAAAAAAAGAAGTATGTTTTTATAACATAAAATTAATATATAATTTTATATTTAAAAATATTAAAAAATTATTAATTAATAATAATTTAATAAATGATACTAAAAATATTTTTTTTAATAAAAATAATAAAGAAAAAGAAAAAAATTTAGGATATACATTTATTACAAATAAGTTATTAACTAAAAATAAATTATTATTTAATCAAATTAAAAAAAAAAAAATAGTATATTTAGATAATTCACCAAATTTTTTTTTTAAAAATTTTGGTAAATTTTTAGCAATTTTAAAAAATACTCATATTATTGTAGAAAAAAAAAAAAAATTATACTCTATTGTAATAAATAAAATGATTTATTTATTATTAAAAATAAAATTTAAATTACATTTAAAAAATAAAAATATAATAAATAAAATAAAAACAAATATTAAAATAAAAATAAAAAAAGATGAATATCTTATTTTATATAAAATAAAAATATTTTTAATTAAATTAGGATTTAATTTAAAATTAAATAATAAAAATATCATTTATATATTATGTGTACCTATATTTTTATTTATCTATAATATAGAAAAATTTTTTTTAAATTTATTAAAATATTTTATAAATATAAAAAAAATTTCTTTAATTAAAATTAAAAAATGGATAATTAATTATATAATTAATATATACATATTATGGGATTTTTCAAAAATAATAAATTTATTAATGGAATTAGAATTATTAAAATTAGAAAATAATAATTTTTCAATAAAAAAATTATTTTGTTTAATTAATGTATAA
- the miaA gene encoding tRNA (adenosine(37)-N6)-dimethylallyltransferase MiaA — translation MNKKNKKLPIVIFLMGTTASKKTFLATRLAKVLPIELISVDSSLIYKKLDIGTDKPKKSDFFYEKHWLIDIKDPSQLYSVMEFYHDVLNIMDKIIKRGKIPLLVGGNMFYFKKLINTISPSLPASDLKIRKMIINQIKNKSYKSYHHMLKSVDVISANNIHHNDIQRNLRALEIFFLTGKPLSKLQKNIGNKIPYKIYQFGLTYYNRQILYENIENRIFKMLELGFEKEVRDLIKNKYLEINFPAIRCIGYKQMFLYILNKISYEEMIKSTTISTRHLAKKQLTWLRYWENIYWFDSNQIYKAYDFIIKFVKEKLN, via the coding sequence ATGAATAAAAAAAATAAAAAATTACCAATAGTTATTTTCTTAATGGGAACTACAGCATCTAAAAAGACCTTTTTAGCTACTAGATTAGCAAAAGTTTTACCTATTGAATTAATTAGTGTAGATTCATCTCTAATTTATAAAAAATTAGATATAGGAACTGATAAACCAAAAAAAAGTGATTTTTTTTATGAAAAACATTGGTTAATTGATATTAAAGATCCTTCTCAATTATACTCTGTTATGGAATTTTATCATGATGTTTTAAATATTATGGATAAAATTATTAAAAGAGGTAAAATTCCATTGTTAGTTGGAGGAAATATGTTTTATTTTAAAAAATTAATTAATACTATTTCTCCTTCATTACCTGCATCTGATTTGAAAATACGTAAAATGATTATTAATCAAATAAAAAATAAATCATATAAATCATATCATCATATGTTAAAATCAGTTGATGTTATATCTGCAAATAACATTCATCATAATGATATACAAAGAAATTTAAGAGCTTTAGAAATATTTTTTTTAACTGGAAAACCTTTAAGTAAATTACAAAAAAATATAGGTAATAAAATTCCTTATAAAATATATCAATTTGGATTAACTTATTATAATAGACAAATTTTATATGAAAATATAGAAAATAGAATTTTTAAAATGTTAGAATTAGGTTTTGAAAAAGAGGTAAGAGATCTTATCAAAAATAAATATTTAGAAATTAATTTTCCTGCAATACGTTGCATTGGATATAAACAAATGTTTCTATATATTTTAAATAAAATTTCTTATGAAGAAATGATAAAATCAACTACTATTAGTACACGTCATTTAGCAAAAAAACAACTAACTTGGCTACGTTATTGGGAAAATATATACTGGTTTGATAGTAATCAAATTTATAAAGCTTATGATTTTATTATAAAATTTGTAAAAGAAAAATTAAATTAA
- the efp gene encoding elongation factor P — protein MVNYYSNNFRIGMKFIFLNQPYIIESSEFVKPGKGQAFVRIKMRNLITEKLIDKTFKSTDNLNTADILEKKLKYLYNEKNYFYYFMDKNNFEQTIIHSKIIKNKKKWLITQYEYVITFWNQSPIFLTLPNFLNLKVINTNINLKGDSVNNNKQAIISNGEIIKVPSFIKTGDIIKIDTRKKKYISRFK, from the coding sequence ATGGTTAACTATTATAGTAATAATTTTAGAATTGGGATGAAATTTATTTTTTTAAATCAACCCTATATTATAGAATCTAGTGAATTTGTGAAACCAGGAAAGGGACAAGCATTTGTAAGAATAAAAATGAGAAATCTAATTACAGAAAAATTAATTGATAAAACATTTAAATCTACTGATAATTTGAATACAGCAGATATTTTAGAAAAAAAATTAAAATATTTATATAATGAAAAAAATTATTTTTATTATTTTATGGATAAAAATAATTTTGAACAAACTATAATTCATAGTAAAATTATCAAAAATAAAAAAAAATGGTTAATTACTCAGTATGAATATGTCATAACATTTTGGAATCAATCACCAATATTTTTAACATTACCTAATTTTTTAAACTTAAAAGTAATAAATACAAATATAAATTTAAAAGGAGATTCAGTAAACAATAATAAACAAGCCATAATTAGTAATGGAGAAATAATAAAAGTTCCATCTTTTATTAAAACTGGCGATATTATTAAAATTGATACAAGAAAAAAAAAATATATTTCTCGTTTTAAATAA
- the rlmB gene encoding 23S rRNA (guanosine(2251)-2'-O)-methyltransferase RlmB yields MRDIIFGIHSIVNMLKNNPISLKEIFILDSKKKSNKIKELFYYINKYNINIHKVNKKWLDKKTNNSVHQGIMAVINISKPLTEKDILKIINTSKKIFILILDRITDTHNLGACIRNAVAFNVNMIILPKKYSVKINAMVKKVSCGTSEYIPIIYVKNLKNTINFLKFYKIKIIGTDNNTKNSIIYNNKLLFPICLIMGSEDKGIKTSIKNKCDLLISIPMLNNLNSLNVSVATGICLYEIMKQNFIFNLKN; encoded by the coding sequence ATGAGAGATATTATTTTTGGAATACATTCTATTGTTAATATGTTAAAAAATAATCCTATTTCTTTAAAAGAAATATTTATTTTAGATAGTAAAAAAAAATCTAATAAAATTAAAGAATTATTTTATTATATAAATAAATATAATATTAATATACATAAGGTAAATAAAAAATGGTTGGATAAAAAAACTAATAACAGTGTTCATCAAGGAATTATGGCAGTAATAAATATATCAAAACCTTTAACTGAAAAAGATATTTTAAAAATTATTAATACATCAAAAAAAATATTTATTCTTATTTTAGATAGAATTACAGATACTCATAATTTAGGAGCATGTATCCGAAATGCTGTTGCATTTAATGTTAATATGATTATTTTACCTAAAAAGTATTCTGTTAAAATAAATGCTATGGTAAAAAAAGTATCTTGTGGAACATCAGAATATATACCTATAATTTATGTAAAAAATTTAAAAAATACTATTAATTTTTTAAAATTTTATAAAATTAAAATTATTGGAACTGATAATAATACTAAAAATAGTATTATTTATAATAATAAATTATTATTTCCTATATGTTTAATTATGGGATCAGAAGATAAAGGTATTAAAACTTCTATTAAAAATAAATGTGATTTATTAATTTCTATACCTATGCTTAATAATTTAAATTCTTTAAATGTTTCTGTAGCAACAGGAATTTGTCTTTATGAAATAATGAAACAAAATTTTATTTTTAATCTTAAAAATTAA
- a CDS encoding KamA family radical SAM protein, which yields MKELWLKQLSNNINNNIDLIKITKIKQKDNPQFLYKKKNIFFNVKIPIIFLKKIEKKNPKDPILLQFIFNKKELIQYKKYNKNPLNEKFIIPGMIHKYKNRVLILLTGICAVHCRYCFRKNTKKINSITICNWKIIIKYIKKNFEINEIIFSGGDPLVLNDKKINFFINDINKIPHIKILRIHTRIICILPQRISKNLLKIFSKCKFHIVIVTHINHSNEISEELFEKINFLKKRRITILNQSVLLKNINDNYKILVNLSNNLFNIGILPYYLHLLDKIEGSKHFYVSENKAKKIMKKILLFLPGFLVPRLTKDIYGGKNKKFII from the coding sequence ATGAAAGAATTATGGTTAAAACAATTATCAAATAACATTAATAATAATATTGATCTTATCAAAATCACAAAAATAAAACAAAAAGATAATCCTCAATTTTTATATAAAAAAAAAAACATTTTTTTCAATGTGAAAATACCCATAATTTTTCTGAAAAAAATAGAAAAAAAGAATCCTAAAGATCCTATTTTACTACAGTTTATTTTTAATAAAAAAGAATTAATTCAATATAAAAAATATAATAAAAATCCATTAAATGAAAAATTTATTATTCCAGGAATGATTCACAAATACAAAAATAGAGTATTAATATTATTAACAGGAATTTGTGCAGTACATTGCAGATATTGTTTTCGTAAAAACACCAAAAAAATTAACTCAATTACAATATGTAATTGGAAAATAATAATTAAATATATAAAAAAAAATTTTGAAATTAATGAGATTATTTTTTCTGGGGGAGATCCTTTAGTCTTAAATGATAAAAAAATAAATTTTTTTATTAATGATATAAATAAAATACCTCATATTAAAATATTAAGAATACATACCAGAATAATATGTATTCTTCCTCAAAGAATTTCTAAAAATTTATTAAAAATATTTAGTAAATGTAAATTTCATATTGTAATAGTTACACATATTAATCATTCTAATGAAATTAGTGAAGAATTATTTGAAAAAATTAATTTTTTAAAAAAAAGGAGAATAACTATTTTGAATCAAAGTGTTTTATTAAAAAATATAAATGATAATTATAAAATTTTAGTTAATTTAAGTAATAACTTATTTAATATTGGAATATTACCTTATTATTTACATCTTTTAGATAAAATAGAAGGAAGTAAACATTTTTATGTATCTGAAAATAAAGCTAAAAAAATCATGAAAAAAATATTATTATTTTTACCAGGATTTTTAGTACCTAGATTAACTAAAGATATTTATGGAGGAAAAAATAAAAAATTTATCATTTAA
- the epmA gene encoding elongation factor P--(R)-beta-lysine ligase produces MKNLNYLTSANINVLIKRAIIIKKIRKFFDKKNFIEVETPILTQFENTSIYLKQFSTNFINNKNKKKLFLITSPEFHMKRIIASKINASIYQICHSFRNSELGQYHNPEFTILEWYHKNYNLKQLMKETNNFFIKFGFHKPKKYSYKKIFLKYLKIDPFHINQKKLLFLIKKIGFVKNKSNTLITDDYLQILFDLYIVPKLGIKYPVLIYNFPSSQKTTETINIKNKNIANRFEIFFKGVELGNGFHELTNYKEQKKRFNEDNKKRKLIGLPIKKIDTYLLKAIKYGIPNYSGMAIGLDRFIMFLLKKKSIHKSISFSIKNA; encoded by the coding sequence ATGAAAAATTTAAATTACTTAACCAGTGCAAATATTAATGTTTTAATTAAACGTGCTATTATAATAAAAAAAATCAGAAAATTTTTTGATAAAAAAAATTTTATTGAAGTAGAAACTCCAATATTAACTCAATTTGAAAATACAAGTATTTATTTAAAACAATTTAGTACAAATTTTATTAATAATAAAAATAAAAAAAAATTATTTTTAATTACTAGTCCTGAATTTCACATGAAAAGAATAATTGCATCTAAAATAAATGCTTCAATTTATCAAATATGTCATAGTTTTCGTAATAGTGAATTAGGTCAATATCATAACCCTGAATTTACTATATTAGAATGGTATCACAAAAATTATAATTTAAAACAATTAATGAAAGAAACAAATAATTTTTTTATAAAATTTGGATTTCATAAACCTAAAAAATATTCATATAAAAAAATTTTTTTAAAATATTTGAAAATAGATCCTTTTCATATAAATCAAAAAAAATTATTATTTCTAATAAAAAAAATAGGTTTTGTAAAAAATAAAAGTAATACTCTAATCACAGATGATTATTTACAAATATTATTTGATTTATATATTGTCCCTAAATTAGGGATAAAATATCCTGTATTAATATATAATTTTCCTTCTTCTCAAAAAACTACTGAAACTATAAATATAAAAAATAAAAATATAGCAAATAGATTTGAAATATTTTTTAAAGGTGTTGAGTTAGGTAACGGATTTCATGAATTAACTAATTATAAAGAGCAAAAAAAAAGATTTAATGAAGATAATAAAAAACGTAAATTAATTGGTTTACCAATTAAAAAAATTGATACTTATTTGCTAAAAGCAATAAAATATGGCATTCCAAATTATTCAGGTATGGCAATAGGTTTAGACAGATTTATTATGTTTTTATTAAAAAAGAAATCTATTCATAAATCTATTAGTTTTTCTATAAAAAATGCTTAA
- the asd gene encoding archaetidylserine decarboxylase (Phosphatidylserine decarboxylase is synthesized as a single chain precursor. Generation of the pyruvoyl active site from a Ser is coupled to cleavage of a Gly-Ser bond between the larger (beta) and smaller (alpha chains). It is an integral membrane protein.): MKKRIYIYIQNLLPKLLITKFFGYISKKKFSIITTFFIFLFIKINKVNMKETKYPDIFYYKTFNKFFIRKLDMNNRPIDNNKNHIVQNTDGIINELGIIKKNKLLQFKGCKYFLYDLLGRDNNLNNIFTNGYFINIYLAPRNYHRIHMSYNGFLLKMIYIPGKLFPVNKILSENLCNLFILNERVIFLFKTSFGFMVKILIGAQIVGSIYNSWYGLVLPSKKNKIKTWNWPYIKNCYKKDFIFLKKGEEMGYFNLGSTVITLFPPKTIKFNSILKKGLNIKIGELLAHII, from the coding sequence ATGAAAAAAAGAATATATATATATATACAAAATTTATTACCAAAACTATTAATTACAAAATTTTTTGGATATATTTCAAAAAAAAAATTTAGTATAATAACTACTTTTTTTATATTTTTATTTATTAAAATAAATAAGGTAAATATGAAAGAAACAAAATATCCTGATATTTTTTATTATAAAACTTTTAACAAATTTTTTATAAGAAAATTAGATATGAATAATAGACCGATTGACAATAATAAAAATCACATAGTTCAAAATACAGATGGGATTATTAATGAGTTAGGTATTATAAAAAAAAATAAACTTTTACAATTTAAAGGTTGTAAATATTTTTTATACGACCTCTTAGGTAGAGATAATAATTTAAATAATATTTTTACTAATGGATATTTTATTAATATATATTTAGCACCTAGAAATTATCATAGAATACATATGTCTTATAATGGTTTTTTATTAAAAATGATATATATACCTGGAAAATTATTTCCTGTTAATAAAATATTATCTGAAAATTTATGTAATTTATTTATTTTAAATGAAAGAGTAATTTTTTTATTTAAAACATCTTTTGGTTTCATGGTTAAAATTTTAATTGGTGCACAAATAGTAGGAAGTATTTATAATTCATGGTATGGCCTAGTTCTTCCTTCTAAAAAGAATAAAATAAAAACTTGGAACTGGCCATATATTAAAAATTGTTATAAAAAAGATTTTATTTTTTTAAAAAAAGGAGAAGAAATGGGGTACTTTAATTTAGGATCAACTGTTATTACCTTATTTCCACCTAAAACAATTAAATTTAATTCTATTTTAAAAAAAGGATTAAATATTAAAATTGGAGAATTATTAGCTCATATTATTTAG
- the orn gene encoding oligoribonuclease, translated as MQINNYLIWLDLEMTGLNPNKDYIIEIAIIITNNNLDIINKGIVLPIYQSDTILNSMDSWNKNTHKKTGLIKRIKNSNFNEVKAEKYILNFLKSYIKPNTTPLCGNSIYKDRIFLCNYMPKLEKYFHYRNIDVSSIKELIKRWKPKIYSKLKKKKHQHNAYYDIYESINELKFYKDFIFNKNKFLSKID; from the coding sequence GTGCAAATTAATAATTATTTAATATGGTTAGATCTAGAAATGACTGGACTTAATCCTAATAAGGATTATATAATTGAAATTGCTATAATTATTACTAATAATAATTTAGATATTATAAATAAAGGAATAGTTTTACCAATATATCAATCAGATACTATTTTAAATAGTATGGACTCATGGAATAAAAACACACATAAAAAAACTGGTTTAATTAAAAGAATTAAAAATAGTAATTTTAATGAAGTAAAAGCAGAAAAATATATTTTAAATTTTTTAAAATCTTATATTAAACCTAATACTACACCTTTATGTGGCAATAGTATTTATAAAGATCGTATATTTTTATGTAATTATATGCCTAAACTAGAAAAATACTTTCATTACCGAAATATTGATGTTAGTTCAATTAAAGAACTCATTAAAAGATGGAAACCTAAAATTTATTCTAAATTAAAAAAAAAAAAACATCAACATAATGCATATTATGATATATATGAATCTATAAATGAATTAAAATTTTATAAAGATTTTATTTTTAATAAAAATAAATTTTTATCTAAAATAGATTGA
- a CDS encoding M3 family metallopeptidase has protein sequence MINPLLSNFLLPPFDKITNDCMIPAIKITIQNSKTKINKILNKYKHNYNWENFCQYILELNEHLYRIFSPINHLYYVCNNNKIRKNYEIILKMITNYNIWIIQNIHLYNAYIKIQDNQDNLNLNELQIESLNNIIRDFKFSGILLSQEKKKTYTGYVTDLLKLQNIFNNNILDSTQKLEKNILDKKKLNGVPKHIIDFMHKNALLKNKEGYLITFDFPIYSSIITFCKNDVLRKKVYYMYNTRASSLDQNTSQFNNEPIIIKELSLRLKLSKLLGYHSYAEKSLVMKSAKKVDKVLSFLYKLIKLSKKQAEKEVFDLKHFIKKKYNLVKINPWDIAFFSEKFKFYLYGIDDNIIRDYFPIDIVIKGMFHIINKIYGLFFKQRKVPVWHENVMFFDIFNSKNQLYGSIYFDLYMRPEKRSGAWMDICQTRILKKNGTIQYPIAYINCNFTPSFNKIFLLNHNEVLTLFHEFGHALHHITSKINIPNISGINGIPLDIVEFPSQFMEYWGWETESLKLISQHYKNKNVIPKNIMNNLVKSKKYNAALLLMRQIELSLFDIRIHKEFNLNKKNQILDLIQEIRKDLVTISPMPIWYKYTNIFNHIFGGEYAAGYYSYLWAEQLAADSFLYFKKNGLFNQTIGKKFLNNLLSLGSSKDPIILFKNFRGKELNINSLLIQRGINYN, from the coding sequence ATGATTAATCCTTTATTATCTAATTTCTTATTACCGCCTTTTGATAAAATAACTAATGATTGTATGATTCCTGCAATAAAAATTACAATTCAAAATTCTAAAACTAAAATTAATAAAATTTTAAATAAATATAAACATAATTATAATTGGGAAAATTTTTGTCAATATATATTGGAATTAAATGAACATTTGTATCGTATTTTTTCCCCCATAAATCATTTATATTATGTTTGTAATAACAATAAAATTAGAAAAAATTATGAAATTATTCTTAAAATGATAACAAACTATAATATATGGATTATACAAAACATACATTTATATAATGCTTATATAAAAATACAAGATAACCAAGATAATTTAAATTTAAATGAATTACAAATTGAATCTCTTAATAATATAATACGTGATTTTAAATTTTCAGGAATTTTATTATCTCAAGAAAAAAAAAAAACATATACAGGATATGTAACAGATTTATTAAAATTACAAAATATTTTTAATAATAATATTTTAGATAGTACTCAAAAGTTAGAAAAAAATATTTTAGATAAAAAAAAATTAAATGGGGTTCCTAAACATATAATAGATTTTATGCATAAAAATGCTTTATTAAAAAATAAAGAAGGATATTTAATTACTTTTGATTTTCCTATTTATTCATCTATAATAACATTTTGTAAAAATGATGTTTTAAGAAAAAAAGTATATTATATGTATAATACGAGGGCTTCTTCTTTAGATCAAAATACATCCCAATTTAATAATGAACCTATTATAATAAAAGAACTATCATTACGTTTAAAATTATCTAAATTATTAGGATATCATTCTTATGCTGAAAAATCATTAGTAATGAAATCTGCTAAGAAAGTTGATAAAGTCTTATCTTTTTTATATAAATTAATAAAATTATCTAAAAAACAAGCAGAAAAAGAAGTGTTTGATTTAAAACATTTTATTAAAAAAAAATATAATTTAGTTAAAATTAATCCATGGGATATAGCATTTTTTTCAGAAAAATTTAAATTTTATTTATATGGAATTGATGATAATATTATTCGTGATTATTTTCCAATTGATATTGTAATTAAAGGCATGTTTCATATTATTAATAAAATATATGGTTTATTTTTTAAACAAAGAAAAGTACCAGTTTGGCATGAAAATGTCATGTTTTTCGATATTTTTAATTCAAAAAATCAATTATATGGAAGTATTTATTTTGATTTATATATGCGTCCAGAAAAACGTAGTGGTGCTTGGATGGATATATGTCAAACAAGAATATTAAAAAAAAATGGAACAATTCAGTATCCGATTGCTTATATTAATTGTAATTTTACTCCATCTTTTAATAAAATTTTTTTACTTAATCATAATGAAGTTTTAACTTTATTTCATGAATTTGGACATGCTTTACATCATATTACTTCAAAAATAAATATACCTAATATTTCAGGAATTAATGGAATACCTTTAGATATTGTAGAATTTCCTAGTCAATTTATGGAATATTGGGGTTGGGAAACAGAATCTTTAAAACTTATTTCTCAACATTATAAAAATAAAAATGTTATTCCAAAAAATATAATGAATAACTTAGTTAAATCTAAAAAATATAATGCTGCTTTATTACTTATGAGACAAATAGAATTAAGTTTATTTGATATAAGAATACATAAAGAATTTAATTTAAATAAAAAAAATCAGATATTAGATTTAATTCAAGAAATAAGAAAAGATTTAGTAACTATCTCACCTATGCCTATTTGGTATAAATATACTAATATATTTAACCATATATTTGGTGGAGAATATGCTGCTGGATATTATAGTTATTTATGGGCAGAACAATTAGCAGCAGATTCTTTTTTATATTTTAAAAAAAATGGATTATTTAATCAAACAATTGGAAAAAAATTTTTGAATAATCTTTTATCTTTAGGTAGTTCTAAAGATCCTATTATTTTATTTAAAAATTTTAGAGGTAAAGAATTAAATATTAATTCTTTACTTATACAAAGAGGTATTAATTATAATTAA